In Carassius auratus strain Wakin chromosome 46, ASM336829v1, whole genome shotgun sequence, the following proteins share a genomic window:
- the LOC113063716 gene encoding complexin-4-like — translation MAFLIKSMVGNPLKGMGFGGGEEKAEEETPKDPAAAAGMTREEYEEYQKQLVEEKMERDADFLHKKAERATLRVCLREKYRLPKSEQDDNMIQMAGDDVDVPEELLKMVDEDATEEEEKDSILGQMQNLQNMDMDQIKEKASATLTEIKSKAEEKCSVM, via the exons AtggcttttttaattaaaagcatgGTGGGAAACCCACTGAAGGGAATGGGAtttggaggaggagaggagaaggCTGAGGAGGAGACCCCCAAAGACCCCGCAGCGGCAGCTGGTATGACTAGAGAAGAATATGAGGAGTACCAGAAACAGCTAGTGGAGGAAAA AATGGAGAGAGATGCAGACTTCTTGCACAAGAAAGCAGAGAGGGCGACTCTGAGGGTTTGTCTACGAGAAAAATACAGACTTCCTAAA AGTGAGCAGGACGATAACATGATCCAGATGGCAGGAGATGATGTGGATGTTCCCGAGGAGCTGCTGAAGATGGTGGATGAGGATGccacggaggaggaggagaaggactCCATCCTGGGGCAGATGCAGAACTTACAGAACATGGACATGGATCAGATAAAAGAGAAAGCCAGTGCTACACTGACAGAGATCAAGTCCAAGGCTGAGGAGAAGTGCTCCGTCATGTAG
- the LOC113063942 gene encoding gastrin-releasing peptide, with protein sequence MCLVWRYRLVVSIILLVVLCDVYASDSQPIGKVYPRGNHWAVGHLMGKKSTDEKVRPEDPEGNDDTSMTFLDQDQQLERHNKHLLLPLLHTLMRGRTAPEIMLEGTEEIDAHKLLQRMLEERHHWEEVHERDRQVKRAEDVLLRAFN encoded by the exons ATGTGCCTCGTATGGAGATATAGATTAGTCGTTTCCATCATTCTGCTTGTTGTGCTCTGTGATGTTTATGCATCAGACTCACAACCAATTGGAAAAGTTTATCCGCGCGGAAATCACTGGGCTGTTG ggCATTTAATGGGCAAGAAAAGCACAGATGAGAAGGTAAGACCTGAGGATCCAGAAGGCAATGATGATACCTCTATGACGTTTCTAGACCAGGATCAGCAGCTGGAAAGACACAACAAACATCTGCTGCTTCCACTCCTGCATACACTTATGAGAGGACGGACGGCACCGGAGATCATGCTGGAGGGCACAGAGGAGATCGACGCTCATAAACTACTCCAGCGCATGCTGGAAGAGAGGCATCACTGGGAGGAAGTTCATGAGAGGGACAGACAAGTAAAACGG GCTGAGGATGTCTTGTTACGGGCTTTTAATTAA